The sequence below is a genomic window from Spirochaetota bacterium.
TAATCTTTTTAATGTGTATTGATTACTTTTTATTGCTATAATACTTCCATAAAAAATTCTTGAATGTAGTTTTTTACCTAAATGAAAGGAATTAACTATTTTTTTCTTCTTCGTTAATGTAGATTCTATAACTGCCTCTGTTTCTTAAAAAAATCCAGCTTTTTAAACTAAATGATTCAGCTTTTTATTTAGTTAACCTCTATTGCTTAGCCAACCTTAAAACCATATTTTAACATTATGAATCTCTTTCTTTTTAGGAGTTTTTTCCTGAAGTGATTGTTTCAAGATAAAGTTCAATTGCGTATTTAAGTTTTTCATAGCCTCATCTTAGGTATCAACCTGGGATAAATATCCCTTAAGCTCTGGACAGTAAGCAAAATAAATATTTTAATCCCTTTCTATTACAAATGCAAGCTTCCTGTAGGGAGTCAACTATTGAATAATGTACCTCGTTACATACAAAAGGTAAAGGATTATGAACAGTGCTAAAAGTAGTTTTATTCTTAAGCATTGCATAGATAATTCTCAAGAGTTTATAAGCCACAGCAAGCACAGCTTTCTTGTATGCAAGACCTTCAGCTCTTCTACGGTTAAAGTATTCCCTGAAGTATTCATTATGCCTTATAACATAAACGCTCATAAGCCATATAACCCTTCTCAAATGCCTGTTTTCTCTTTTAGAAAGTCTACTTTTACCTTTAAACTTTCCAGACTCATAAACATTACTTATGGATTCCTTAGCCCATTTTTTAATATCCAAAGCAGTAAAAGAGAGTTTTCTACCAGCTGTAACACTTTGAAGAACTTTTTCAATATCAGCCACATTAGCATACTTCAAAGCCAATGTAGAAGGATACAGGCGGATTCTTTTCTTATGAGAATGAATTTTTTAGGAAATTGAGAGAGCTTATTGAGGAAAGTTTTAAAACAACTTATTAATGGTTTTTACAGAGAGATAACAGACTTCTTGGATAGCTTAAAAGTTCAGGTAAAATGGAGTTTTTCTGTTTTGGCTATTAAAAACTAATTCTTAATGTTAAAAGAATGACCAAATAAGGCCCTTTTTATCATTTTGTAGGAAAAGATATGAGATAAAAATAACATGAGAATGCTTAGTTATGAAGAAGTTTTAAAGATTTATTATCTTCTGGAGAAAAAACAAGAGATTTATCTGTTTAGCGGGTTTGATAAACCGAGAGATTCAAATTTGGGATGGGAAAATCTATATATTTCTACTTGAAAAAGGTCATGGAATTTTACATAATTTTAAAACATATTAGTTTATTTTTTAGCACAGAAAAAAATTTTTACTTCACAAGCTATCGGTAAAATAAACAAAAGTGTTAAAATTAAATAAAATATCTAGGGAGGCTTAAGATGAGGCAGGAAATTAAGGTTTTGGTGGCATTTCTTATAGGTGGAGTAGTTGGAGCAACTATAGCACTTCTTTATGCACCAAAGTCAGGAGAAGAAACAAGAAGAGATATTAAAAGAAAGGCAAAAGAGCTCAGAAAAAAGACTGTGAAAGTTGCAGAAGAGCTTTATGAGGAAATTGAAGAGCTTTCAGATATGCTAAAAGATAAAATTAAAGATATTAAAGAGCGTGGTCAGGAACTAAGCTCTGAGACTAAAAAAGAAATTTTAAATCAGATTGAAAAAATTTCAAAAATAATTGATGAAAAAAAGAAGAAGCTTCTGGAGAAGTTTGATTGATTGAGAAGAAAGCCCTTGAAGATTTAGATTTTTACAAAGTATTAAGCTCAATAGAAGAGTTTGCAGCATCAGAAGCTACTAAAAGGGTTATAAAAAATATTTTTCCTTTTGATGATTTTACCTTAGCTGAGAATTCTCTTAAAGAGTTTGAGGAGATAAAAAGATATTTTGACAGCGGAGGAAATCTTCAAATATCTTCCTTTCCTGATATTAGTGGTTTAATTGAAAAGGCTAAAAAAGAAGGAGTATTTTTTGAACCTCAGGAATTAACTCAGTTTTTAAAGGTTCTAAGAGTCTTAGACAGAGTATCTTCAAATGTGGATGAACTTCTTAATTTTACTTTCTTAAGGAAGAAAATAAAAGATATTCTCAAAACTACTTTCTCAATTGGTCAACCCTATATTCTTGAAAAACTTGAAAACACAGTTGATGAAGAAGGCAATATTCTTGATACAGCCTCTACGACTCTAAAATACATAAGAAAACAGATAAGACAAACTGAAGAAAGAATAAAACAAAAGCTGGAGGAAATAATTAATCGTTCAAATGTTGCTGTTTTTCTTCAAGATAGATTTATTACTAAAAGAAATAACCGTTGGGTTATTCCTGTGAGAATGGACTCAAAGGGACAGATTCCAGGTATTGTTCATGATATCTCTCGTTCAGGTGAGACAGCATTTATTGAACCTGCTGAGGTAACAGCTTTCTCTAAGAAACTTGAAGAACTATTAATTGAACAAAGAGTTGAAGAAATAAGGATTTTAAAGGAAATATCCTTTGATATTCATCAAATTAGCGAAAATCTTCAAAAAGAGTTTGAACTACTTGTGTATCTTGATAAAATGCTTTCTATATATAGGTTTTCTCAAAAGTTTCGTGCAGAAGCACCTCAACTAACTAAAGACACAGTTATCAAACTAATAAATGCAAGACATCCTATTTTATTACTTTCAAAAAATGTAGTTCCTCTAAATCTTGAACTTAAGGATAAAAAAGTTCTTGTTATCACAGGTCCTAATGCAGGAGGTAAAACTGTAACAATAAAAACCATAGGAGTCTTAACAGCAATGGCTATTTCAGGACTTCCAATTCCAGCAAGTGCATCTTCAATAATTCCATTTGTAAAAAATATATATGTTGACCTATATCATGAAGGCTCAATTGAAGAGCATCTTTCAAGTTTTGCATCCCA
It includes:
- a CDS encoding transposase; its protein translation is MADIEKVLQSVTAGRKLSFTALDIKKWAKESISNVYESGKFKGKSRLSKRENRHLRRVIWLMSVYVIRHNEYFREYFNRRRAEGLAYKKAVLAVAYKLLRIIYAMLKNKTTFSTVHNPLPFVCNEVHYSIVDSLQEACICNRKGLKYLFCLLSRA
- a CDS encoding YtxH domain-containing protein, translated to MRQEIKVLVAFLIGGVVGATIALLYAPKSGEETRRDIKRKAKELRKKTVKVAEELYEEIEELSDMLKDKIKDIKERGQELSSETKKEILNQIEKISKIIDEKKKKLLEKFD
- a CDS encoding endonuclease MutS2, with protein sequence MIEKKALEDLDFYKVLSSIEEFAASEATKRVIKNIFPFDDFTLAENSLKEFEEIKRYFDSGGNLQISSFPDISGLIEKAKKEGVFFEPQELTQFLKVLRVLDRVSSNVDELLNFTFLRKKIKDILKTTFSIGQPYILEKLENTVDEEGNILDTASTTLKYIRKQIRQTEERIKQKLEEIINRSNVAVFLQDRFITKRNNRWVIPVRMDSKGQIPGIVHDISRSGETAFIEPAEVTAFSKKLEELLIEQRVEEIRILKEISFDIHQISENLQKEFELLVYLDKMLSIYRFSQKFRAEAPQLTKDTVIKLINARHPILLLSKNVVPLNLELKDKKVLVITGPNAGGKTVTIKTIGVLTAMAISGLPIPASASSIIPFVKNIYVDLYHEGSIEEHLSSFASHIVTLKKIVENADSETLVLLDEIGTNTDPEEGSALACAILEELQNRRVLTFATTHLSKVKLFAATHQNIEIASMLFDEKTMTPLYKLSIGSLTPSYALEVAQKYGFPEKLIKRAYELKGTQDKKIYELINELEKTKEEYQRKLVELEKIEAFINTEKERLEREIALASENKKKIVEEAKMEAQFMLTKLKREINLLYEEAKRADRKRLKEISQKISDMSKQFISEDTKKQEEINPGDIVKIRNLNLIGKVLTIEDNRARIQADTAQIEAGLREIEKVSNINDKRFESLVFTNKKASEKDEKEESSRRLDIRGMRVDEAIPLVERFLNELSLSESYKGIILHGIGKGILRDAVRDYIKDHPAVKSFRKGNPDEGGDSVTVVEIL